From Carassius gibelio isolate Cgi1373 ecotype wild population from Czech Republic chromosome B23, carGib1.2-hapl.c, whole genome shotgun sequence, the proteins below share one genomic window:
- the lrrc23 gene encoding leucine-rich repeat-containing protein 23 has translation MSDSDERDVLRAETEEEDDPERKEKISGQEDQLKPWPLTQDMMVKSLSLLCRTGNGLSHAYVRLDLKSKGLTDLALLSSFIHLRYLDISSNHLSDFSPLADLTQLLWVKGDGNLLQRFEGQPFGKLTYLQWLSFANNRLFDVKGFGGPALETLNLTGNGIQSMQGLEYHNLTNLVTLELRGNCLETTDGIYLPNLRHLYLAQNNIKRLEGLEKLQHLSTLHLRDNQLETLDGLSPNMKSLQYLNVRGNLISSMRALQTLVNVGQTLKALVLSDNPLAKTDDYRLYVISHLSQLERLDKDPITPGEKSEAQEKDFEDEYAEDQEDN, from the exons ATGTCCGACTCTGATGAACGTGATGTGTTAAGAGCAGAGACTGAGGAAGAGGATGATCCTGAGAGAAAAGAGAAGATTTCAGGACAAGAGGATCAG CTAAAGCCCTGGCCACTAACCCAGGACATGATGGTGAAAAGCTTGTCCTTATTGTGTCGCACAGGGAATGGTCTGTCTCATGCATATGTCAGACTTGACCTTAAAAGCAA GGGTCTGACAGACCTGGCCTTGCTCAGCTCCTTCATCCATCTGCGCTACTTGGACATCTCCTCCAATCATTTGTCAGACTTCTCTCCTTTGGCTGATCTCACCCAGCTGTTGTGGGTGAAAGGAGACGGAAACCTTCTTCAGAGGTTTGAGGGTCAGCCGTTTGGCAAGCTCACTTACCTACAGTGGCTCAGCTTTGCCAACAACCGCCTATTTGATGTTAAAGGTTTTGGAGGTCCAGCACTGGAAACCCTCAATCTCACTG GTAATGGTATCCAAAGTATGCAGGGTCTGGAATATCACAATCTGACCAATTTGGTGACTCTCGAGCTCAGAGGAAATTGTTTGGAAACTACAGATGGCATTTACCTCCCCAATTTACGCCATTTGTATCTG GCTCAAAACAACATAAAGCGATTGGAGGGTTTGGAGAAGCTCCAGCATCTCAGCACTCTTCATCTCAGAGATAACCAATTGGAAACACTAGATGGACTTAGTCCCAACATGAAATCTCTCCAATATCTTAATGTCAG GGGGAACCTTATATCTTCAATGAGGGCTTTGCAAACTCTAGTGAATGTAGGGCAAACACTGAAGGCACTTGTGCTCTCGGACAACCCTTTAGCAAAGACTGATGATTACAGGCTGTATGTGATCTCACATCTCTCTCAGCTGGAGCGACTGGACAAGGATCCCATCACACCTGGAGAGAAGTCTGAGGCCCAGGAGAAG GATTTTGAAGATGAATATGCTGAAGATCAAGAGGATAATTGA
- the LOC128011572 gene encoding transketolase-like, producing the protein MSYHKPDEKTLQALKDIANKLRIHSIRETCASESGHPTSCCSAAELMSVLFFHTMRYKAKDPRNPSNDRFILSKGHAAPVLYAAWAEAGYIKESELLKLRKIESDLEGHPTPKLAFVDVATGSLGQGLGAACGMAYTGKYFDKASYRVYCMMGDGECSEGSVWEAMAFASYYKLDNLVAILDVNRLGQSEAAPLQHNMNTYKDRCEAFGFNTYVVDGHDVEELCKALWHAEQTKGKPTAIVAKTFKGKGLKGIENQDNWHGKPMPKDRAEELINDILSQIQSPNKPLHPQQPNEEVALADLTPIHLLTAPEYKIGDKISTRKAYGVALKKMGDASPRVVALDGDTKNSTFSDIFKKAHPDRFIECFIAEQNMVSVAIGCATRDRTVSFASAFAAFFARAYDHIRMAAISQSNINLVGSHCGVSIGEDGPSQMALEDLAMFRAIPTCTVFYPSDGVSTERAVELAANTKGICFIRTSRPDTAVIYDAGEKFEVGKAKVVRQSDNDQVTVIGAGVTLHEALAAHEQLAKEGVNIRIIDPFTIKPLDASTIVASARATGGKVITVEDHYKEGGLGEAVLSAVGEEPGIVVHRLAVSHVPRSGKPQELLDIFGISAKSIVAAVRRTFAN; encoded by the exons ATGAGCTATCACAAACCCGATGAGAAAACTCTGCAGGCCCTGAAAGACATCGCCAACAAGCTCAGGATTCACTCCATCAGGGAAACATGTGCTTCAGAGTCCGG GCACCCCACCTCATGCTGTAGCGCTGCCGAGCTCATGTCAGTGCTGTTCTTTCACACCATGCGCTACAAAGCCAAAGACCCCCGCAACCCCAGCAATGACCGCTTCATATTGTCCAAG GGCCATGCTGCTCCCGTTCTGTATGCTGCCTGGGCAGAGGCCGGATACATCAAAGAGTCTGAGCTGCTAAAGCTGCGCAAGATTGAGTCTGACCTGGAGGGTCACCCCACCCCT AAACTAGCGTTTGTGGATGTTGCGACAGGTTCTCTTGGCCAGGGTTTGGGTGCTGCCTGCGGTATGGCATACACTGGAAAATACTTTGATAAAGCTAG CTACCGTGTGTACTGCATGATGGGAGATGGTGAGTGTTCAGAAGGGTCGGTGTGGGAAGCCATGGCTTTTGCCTCCTATTACAAGCTTGACAATCTGGTGGCCATCCTTGATGTGAACCGCCTGGGTCAGAGTGAGGCAGCACCACTGCAGCACAACATGAACACCTACAAGGACCGCTGCGAGGCCTTTGG CTTCAACACTTATGTGGTGGACGGTCATGATGTGGAGGAGCTGTGCAAGGCTTTGTGGCATGCTGAACAAACGAAAGGGAAGCCCACTGCCATCGTTGCCAAAACATTTAAAGGCAAAGGGCTCAAAG GCATTGAGAATCAGGATAACTGGCATGGGAAGCCTATGCCTAAAGACCGTGCGGAAGAGCTAATTAATGACATCTTGAGCCAGATCCAGTCCCCCAATAAGCCCCTCCACCCTCAGCAGCCCAATGAGGAAGTTGCTCTTGCTGATCTCACCCCCATCCACCTGCTCACAGCTCCAGAATACAAGATCGGAGATAAG ATATCCACTAGGAAGGCTTATGGTGTAGCCCTGAAGAAGATGGGGGATGCCAGCCCTCGTGTGGTGGCCTTGGATGGTGACACCAAGAACTCAACCTTCTCTGATATCTTCAAGAAGGCCCATCCTGATCGCTTTATTGAATGCTTCATTGCAGAGCAGAACATG GTGAGCGTGGCCATTGGTTGTGCTACTCGTGATCGCACGGTTTCGTTCGCCAGTGCTTTTGCTGCCTTCTTTGCTCGTGCCTACGACCACATCCGTATGGCAGCTATCTCCCAGTCTAACATCAACCTGGTCGGCTCACACTGTGGTGTTTCCATTG GTGAGGACGGCCCCTCACAGATGGCACTGGAGGATCTCGCCATGTTCCGCGCTATCCCAACGTGCACAGTCTTTTACCCTAGTGATGGAGTATCTACAGAGAGAGCTGTGGAGCTTGCAGCCAATACAAAG GGTATCTGTTTCATCCGTACCAGCCGACCTGACACTGCAGTCATCTATGATGCTGGAGAGAAATTTGAAGTTGGCAAAGCCAAG GTGGTGCGGCAGTCTGACAACGATCAGGTGACCGTCATTGGAGCAGGAGTTACACTGCATGAGGCACTGGCAGCACATGAACAACTGGCCAAAGAAG GTGTGAACATTCGGATTATCGACCCATTCACCATTAAGCCACTGGATGCCTCCACTATTGTGGCAAGTGCTCGTGCCACAGGAGGAAAAGTGATCACTGTAGAGGACCACTACAAAGAGG GTGGTCTGGGCGAGGCTGTCCTGTCTGCAGTGGGTGAAGAACCTGGTATTGTGGTGCACCGGCTGGCCGTGAGCCATGTTCCTCGTAGCGGCAAACCGCAGGAGCTTCTGGACATTTTTGGCATCAGTGCCAAATCTATCGTTGCCGCTGTCAGGCGTACTTTCGCCAACTGA
- the tnnc1b gene encoding troponin C type 1b (slow) has product MDDVYKAAVENLTEEQKNEFRAAFDIFVQDAEDGCISTKELGKVMRMLGQNPTQEELQEMVDEVDEDGSGTVDFDEFLVMMVRCMKEESKGKSEEELAEVFRMFDKNGDGYIDLDELKNMLESTGEAITEDDIEELMKDGDKNNDGKIDYDEFLEFMKGVE; this is encoded by the exons ATGGATGATGTGTATAAAGCAGCG GTAGAGAACTtgacagaagaacaaaaaaatg AGTTTCGTGCTGCGTTCGACATCTTCGTGCAGGATGCTGAGGATGGCTGTATCAGCACTAAGGAGTTGGGCAAGGTGATGAGGATGCTGGGCCAGAACCCCACTCAAGAAGAGCTGCAGGAAATGGTAGATGAAGTAGATGAGGATG GAAGCGGGACAGTAGACTTTGATGAGTTCTTGGTGATGATGGTGCGCTGCATGAAAGAGGAGAGCAAAGGAAAATCAGAAGAGGAGCTGGCTGAAGTCTTCCGCATGTTTGACAA GAATGGAGATGGTTACATTGACTTAGACGAGCTGAAGAACATGCTGGAGTCGACAGGCGAGGCCATCACCGAGGACGACATCGAGGAGCTCATGAAGGACGGAGACAAGAACAACGACGGCAAAATCGATTACGACG AGTTCCTGGAATTCATGAAGGGTGTCGAGTAA
- the si:dkey-32e6.3 gene encoding uncharacterized protein si:dkey-32e6.3, producing the protein MYNSERILETSIDQNQTNGCRSDVNSDGTDPYKDPTVSIPCGPSRRIVLHIDLNNTILVSDAVTRQGTVAAIEYFLSTVTWGRMTKGKWEWLSEAPSLLQPCEGAITYYSQFGRVACFTTVGPGRRFRKVLEEHLELLRWPSDLPADKELSVKGEDGKLYHWILPSFFQMLQDLTSQGVEFSVLFRTFGSDLPRVLNAVKRAVEQGSHPLFPDLPALKLRVNVTAGRIKCSSKGATLIRGEEHVSTRDGERHVYQYLSSAEGLGGFQDHFDWWARNTYSILGGKPLWIDPFDPKVQHIFIDDNIRQNDEDTIVHPKVFLDPEGLQTRTASTSELYDLCLVQNDLLKAISEPGYFTRRVQICMENYEGNIQKG; encoded by the exons ATGTATAACTCGGAAAGGATCCTTGAAACAAGTATCGATCAGAACCAAACTAATGGATGCAGAAGTGATGTGAACTCCGACGGGACAGATCCATATAAAGACCCCACTGTTTCAATCCCTTGTGGACCTTCCAGAAGAATCGTTCTTCACATTGATCTCAACAACACAATCCTTGTATCTGACGCAGTCACAAGACAAGGAACTGTAGCTGCTATTGAATACTTCCTGTCCACGGTGACCTGGGGGCGCATGACAAAAG gtaaATGGGAGTGGTTGTCAGAAGCACCATCTCTCCTCCAGCCTTGTGAGGGCGCCATCACATACTACTCTCAGTTTGGCCGAGTGGCATGCTTCACCACCGTAGGTCCAGGCCGACGCTTCCGGAAGGTCCTGGAGGAACATCTAGAGCTGCTCCGATGGCCGTCTGACTTGCCTGCAGATAAAGAGCTGTCTGTTAAGGGAGAAGATGGCAAGCTGTATCACTGGATCCTCCCTTCCTTCTTCCAGATGCTGCAGGACTTGACTTCACAAGGCGTGGAGTTCTCCGTCCTGTTCCGTACATTCGGCTCAGACCTGCCCCGTGTTCTGAATGCTGTCAAGCGTGCTGTAGAGCAGGGCTCTCATCCGCTCTTCCCTGACCTCCCGGCTCTGAAG CTGAGGGTGAACGTGACCGCCGGACGCATTAAGTGCAGCAGTAAAGGCGCAACACTGATTCGTGGAGAAGAACACGTGTCCACAAGGGATGGAGAACGGCATGTTTACCAGTACCTGAGCTCTGCTGAGGGTCTGGGTGGCTTCCAAGACCACTTTGACTG GTGGGCACGGAATACATATTCCATATTAGGAGGAAAACCACTCTGGATTGACCCTTTTGACCCCAAAGTTCAACATATCTTCATTGATGACAACATTCGGCAAAATGATGAGGACACCATTGTCCATCCTAAG GTGTTTCTGGACCCTGAGGGCTTGCAGACTCGAACAGCCTCCACATCAGAGTTGTATGATCTGTGTCTGGTACAGAACGACCTGCTGAAGGCCATTTCTGAGCCTGGATATTTCACTCGACGCGTCCAGATCTGCATGGAGAATTATGAGGGGAACATCCAAAAGGGATAG
- the LOC128011740 gene encoding extracellular matrix protein 2: MVSIWTDRIRIMQALLVFCVCLGALSVEGVDLNELNSLLTFMPETDVSSSQHQPVDSSSASSEKRTNEAQGTSQVSDTATNTQSVMGRAEAVWVELNAVLERWGGAAGKLNAILSQLKEEKNRLLDQGEEQKAKKKEEDEDEDEEEEDDDEEEEEEEEEEEEEEEEGEEEEGKEEETAEEEENEASNSTSTQDSLPEGCQVGESRVSCKQIGLSHLPNITNQEVTILELPGNNLTRIPPSGFSGLPDLEELDLSLNKLDDSSFGLSLFMNLTKLKILKLDSNELTSVPQLPSSLEDLKINNNKINQLASQSFKGLTNLKVLELTGNILYESSIAPWAFKPLKALKFLRLDKNRFSGIPAGLPPSIEDLRLQDNQIVEVQDRLLDKCVHLKVLDLSHNLLKENSMYPEAWINLRTLETLDLSHNQMAVVPSDLPRALRQLSLQHNHIHSIPPYSLSHLRPGLLSLHLSHNLLEEHGVLGKSFRGVYQTLEELHLDNNRFQRVPHNMRHFKNLKLLRLDHNRISSVPVKSICKVKRTEDSLLSTVHLEYNYINVKKIPRAAFSCIQDSSKIVLEPQNQSQG, encoded by the exons ATGGTGAGCATCTGGACAGATCGGATCAGAATCATGCAGGCTCTTTTGGTGTTTTGCGTGTGCTTAGGAGCTTTATCCGTGGAAGGAGTAGACCTGAATGAACTGAACTCACTCCTCACGTTTATGCCTGAGACTGATGTTTCATCCTCACAGCATCAACCAGTGGATTCTTCATCTGCATCAA GTGAAAAGAGAACCAATGAAGCACAAGGAACAAGCCAAGTAAGCGACACTGCCACAAACACACAG TCGGTTATGGGACGGGCTGAGGCTGTGTGGGTGGAGCTCAACGCTGTGTTGGAGAGATGGGGCGGAGCAGCAGGGAAACTAAATGCAATCTTGAGTCAACTCAAAGAAGAGAAAAACCGCCTCTTGGACCAAGGGGAAGAGCAGAAAGCAAAGAAaaaggaagaggatgaggatgaggatgaagaagaagaggatgatgatgaggaggaagaagaagaagaagaagaggaggaggaagaagaagaagaaggggaggaggaggagggaaagGAAGAAGAGACAGCTGAAGAGGAGGAGAATGAAGCATCTAACAGCACCTCGACCCAAGACTCATTACCAGAAGGCTGCCAAGTGGGAGAAAGTCGAGTATCCTGCAAGCAGATTGGCTTGTCCCACCTGCCAAACATCACAAACCAGGAAGTCACCATCCTTGAACTGCCTG GCAATAACTTAACAAGAATTCCTCCCAGTGGTTTTTCTGGACTGCCAGATCTTGAAGAGCTTGACCTAAGTTTGAACAAGCTGGACGACTCCTCTTTCGGCCTAAGTCTCTTCATG AATCTGACAAAGCTGAAGATCCTGAAACTTGACAGCAATGAACTTACATCAGTTCCACAGTTGCCATCTTCTTTGGAGGATCTGAagataaacaacaataaaataaaccaacTGGCTTCACAAAGCTTCAAag GCTTGACTAACCTAAAAGTCCTAGAACTGACAGGAAACATTCTCTATGAGAGCAGCATTGCGCCCTGGGCTTTCAAACCTCTGAAGGCACTCAAGTTTTTACGATTGGATAAAAACAGATTCAGTGGTATCCCAGCGGGCTTGCCCCCATCTATAGAG GACCTGAGGTTGCAGGACAATCAAATAGTGGAGGTGCAGGACAGGCTTTTGGATAAGTGTGTCCACCTGAAGGTGTTAGATCTCAGTCACAACCTCCTAAAGGAGAACAGCATGTACCCTGAGGCCTGGATCAACCTGCG GACGCTGGAAACTCTTGACCTGTCCCATAACCAGATGGCAGTGGTGCCCTCAGATCTGCCCAGGGCCTTGCGCCAACTTTCCCTGCAGCACAATCACATTCACTCCATTCCTCCATACTCACTGAGTCACCTCCGCCCAGGCTTACTGTCCCTACACCTCTCCCACAACCTGTTAGAAGAGCACGGTGTGCTAGGGAAGTCATTCCGTGGTGTTTATCAAACACTGGAGGAGTTACACTTGGACAACAACAGGTTTCAAAGGGTGCCACACAATATGCGCCACTTCAAGAACCTCAAGCTACTGCGGCTAGACCACAACCGTATAAG CTCTGTCCCAGTGAAATCAATCTGTAAGGTCAAACGGACTGAGGATTCTCTCCTGTCAACCGTGCATTTAGAGTACAACTACATCAATGTGAAGAAAATCCCTCGTGCTGCTTTCTCCTGCATTCAGGATTCCAGCAAGATCGTACTAGAGCCCCAGAACCAATCACAGGGCTAG